A section of the Lathamus discolor isolate bLatDis1 chromosome 6, bLatDis1.hap1, whole genome shotgun sequence genome encodes:
- the DNASE1L2 gene encoding deoxyribonuclease-1-like 2, with the protein MGTVVLALYLVAVALPCLATATLRVGAFNIQAFGDTKMSNEEVAGIIISILSRYDVVLVQEVRDSDLSAVTRLMEQLNSVSMSPYDYEISDPLGRDNYKEMYLFIYRTDVVSVVDTYQYEDPQDVFSREPFILRVSAPNTSKQGDKWPRVVQDFVLVPLHSAPHDAVTEIDALYDVYLAIVNKWGTDNIMFLGDFNADCAYVQHSDWSSIRLRTSDIFKWLLPDGTDTTVGRSDCAYDRIVVCGAKLKRSIVPDSAGIYNFQRAFQLEQEEALAVSDHYPVEVRLTV; encoded by the exons ATGGGAACCGTGGTGCTGGCACTGTACCTTGTGGCTGTGGCTCTCCCATGCCTGGCCACTGCCACGCTGCGCGTTGGTGCCTTCAACATCCAGGCATTCGGTGACACCAAGATGTCCAACGAGGAAGTGGCGGGCATCATCATCAGC ATCCTGAGCCGCTACGATGTGGTGCTGGTGCAGGAGGTGCGCGACTCCGACCTCAGTGCCGTCACCCGGCTCATGGAGCAGCTCAACAG TGTGTCCATGTCCCCATACGACTATGAGATCAGCGACCCCCTGGGACGGGACAACTACAAGGAGATGTACCTCTTCATCTACAG GACAGATGTTGTGTCTGTGGTGGACACCTACCAGTATGAGGATCCCCAGGATGTCTTCAGCCGGGAGCCGTTCATCCTGAGGGTCTCAGCACCCAACACCAGTAAGCAGGGGGACAAATGGCCCCGGGTG GTGCAGGACTTTGTGTTGGTGCCACTGCACTCAGCCCCACATGATGCTGTCACTGAGATTGATGCTCTCTACGATGTCTACCTGGCCATTGTCAACAAGTGGGGGACCGAT AACATCATGTTCCTGGGGGACTTCAACGCCGACTGCGCCTATGTGCAGCACAGTGACTGGTCATCCATCCGCCTGCGCACCAGCGACATCTTCAAGTGGCTGCTCCCGGATGGCACCGACACCACAGTGGGGAGGTCAGACTGTGCCTATGACAG GATTGTGGTGTGTGGCGCCAAGCTGAAGAGAAGCATCGTGCCCGATTCCGCTGGTATCTACAACTTCCAGCGTGCTTTCCAGTTGGAGCAGGAAGAG GCCCTGGCAGTCAGTGACCATTACCCAGTTGAGGTGAGGCTGACGGTTTGA